In Carassius carassius chromosome 46, fCarCar2.1, whole genome shotgun sequence, the following proteins share a genomic window:
- the LOC132129083 gene encoding GPI transamidase component PIG-T-like isoform X3, with translation MPASSSAHCGTLTSCERDRRFLITGCSPNPSVKCCPSSRCESCTSRSRRASGGPCSGGSPSSPLPLEQSCGCGIFCASLNFIDLTNTVQPSASFKPLGLGNATDHRFLRYATLPREIVCTENLTPWKKLLPCGSKAGLAVLLKSEKLFHSSFHSQAVHIRPVCQDERCTSKAWELRQTLNVVFDLYTSGQGKKEWSLFKMFSRTLTEACPLASSSKVYVDITDNPEGELFELSPATPLLSQAVVLGDRRTYSVFDLSRAETFGQLRSLNLLLRWKGDSGDMLRPLLHAERYVAGFGLQTGEIHTVIYNNHPYRAFPVLLMDSVPWYLQLYIHTLTVTSKSRDNKPSYIQYQPAKDRHRPHLLEMLIQLPPHSMTEVTVQFERALLKWTEYTPDPNHGFYVGSSVVSALVPSMVAMSTNFTQDQPLFSSFVPVKEESSYFVRVYTEPLLVNLPTPDFSMPYNVICLTCTVVAVGYGSFYNLLTRTFQVDEPSPPLSKRLANLIRRMRGVPLLA, from the exons ATGCCAGCTTCCAGTTCCGCACACTGTGGGACACTGACTTCCTGCGAGAGGGACAGAAGG TTTCTCATTACCGGCTGTTCCCCAAATCCCTCGGTCAAGTGCTGTCCAAGTTCTCGGTGCGAGAGCTGCACATCTCGTTCACGCAGGGCTTCTGGAGGACCATGCAGTGGGGGCAGCCCTTCATCCCCTCTCCCCCTGGAGCAGAGCTGTGGGTGTGG GATCTTCTGTGCATCTCTGAACTTCATTGACCTGACCAACACTGTACAGCCCAGTGCTTCTTTCAAACCGCTGGGTCTGGGGAATG CTACAGATCACCGTTTTTTACGTTACGCCACATTACCACGTGAAATCGTCTGCACTGAGAATCTCACACCCTGGAAGAAGCTTCTCCCTTGTGGTTCTAAG GCAGGTCTGGCGGTTCTCCTGAAGTCAGAGAAGCTGTTTCACAGCAGTTTCCACTCCCAGGCTGTTCACATCAGACCCGTCTGTCAG GATGAGCGATGCACAAGTAAAGCGTGGGAGCTGAGACAAACTCTCAATGTTGTGTTTGATCTCTATACTTCAGGCCAAGGCAAAAAGG AATGGTCCCTGTTTAAGATGTTTTCTCGAACCCTGACAGAGGCTTGTCCTCTTGCTTCATCTAGTAAAGTCTATGTGGACATCACAGACAACCCTGAG GGGGAGCTGTTTGAGTTGAGTCCTGCGACTCCTCTGCTCAGCCAAGCTGTGGTGCTGGGGGATCGCAGGACATACTCCGTGTTTGACCTGAGCAGAGCGGAGACGTTTGGCCAGTTACGTTCACTCAATCTCCTTCTGCGCTGGAAAGGAGACAGTG GCGATATGCTGCGTCCTCTGCTGCATGCAGAGCGCTACGTGGCTGGTTTTGGGCTGCAGACAGGGGAAATCCACACTGTCATCTATAATAACCACCCATATCGAGCTTTTCCTGTGCTGCTGATGGATTCAGTGCCCTGGTACCTGCAGCTGTACATTCACACCCTGACAGTCACCAGCAAATCTCGTGATAACAAGCCTA GTTACATTCAGTACCAGCCTGCTAAAGACCGCCATCGTCCTCATCTGCTGGAGATGCTGATCCAGTTACCCCCTCACTCCATGACCGAGGTCACTGTACAGTTTGAAAGGGCCCTGCTCAAATGGACTGAGTACACACCTGATCCCAACCACGGCTTCTATGTTGG GTCCTCTGTCGTCAGTGCCCTTGTGCCAAGTATGGTTGCAATGAGCACCAACTTCACACAAGATCAACCGTTGTTCAGCAGTTT TGTCCCAGTCAAAGAAGAATCAAGCTACTTTGTGCGAGTGTACACTGAACCACTGCTGGTAAATCTACCCACGCCTGACTTCAGCATGCCCTACAATGTCATCTGCCTCACCTGCACGGTGGTCGCGGTGGGCTACGGCTCCTTCTACAACTTGCTGACCCGCACCTTCCAGGTGGATGAACCGAGTCCACCGCTGTCGAAACGATTGGCCAACCTCATCCGTCGCATGAGGGGAGTGCCACTGCTGGCCTAA
- the LOC132129083 gene encoding GPI transamidase component PIG-T-like isoform X2, whose product MAAHRCGLSLVCILFFSSLAHPSNCDTLEKANHNRAEKLSISEVNTDGGVAGEDLNESQWLSTDVEVDGSDGSKNSETLRPAPAKDQFQEELVIRPLHSGDIYASFQFRTLWDTDFLREGQKVSHYRLFPKSLGQVLSKFSVRELHISFTQGFWRTMQWGQPFIPSPPGAELWVWFHDTVSDVDGNWKELTNVLSGIFCASLNFIDLTNTVQPSASFKPLGLGNATDHRFLRYATLPREIVCTENLTPWKKLLPCGSKAGLAVLLKSEKLFHSSFHSQAVHIRPVCQDERCTSKAWELRQTLNVVFDLYTSGQGKKEWSLFKMFSRTLTEACPLASSSKVYVDITDNPEGELFELSPATPLLSQAVVLGDRRTYSVFDLSRAETFGQLRSLNLLLRWKGDSGYIQYQPAKDRHRPHLLEMLIQLPPHSMTEVTVQFERALLKWTEYTPDPNHGFYVGSSVVSALVPSMVAMSTNFTQDQPLFSSFVPVKEESSYFVRVYTEPLLVNLPTPDFSMPYNVICLTCTVVAVGYGSFYNLLTRTFQVDEPSPPLSKRLANLIRRMRGVPLLA is encoded by the exons ATGGCAGCGCACAGGTGCGGTTTGTCtttagtatgcattttatttttttctagtttaGCTCACCCCAGTAATTGTGACACGCTAGAAAAAGCAAACCATAATAGAGCAGAAAAACTGAGCATTTCAGAGGTTAATACTGATGGCGGTGTCGCTGGAGAGGATctgaatgaaagtcaatggctgtcGACGGATGTTGAGGTGGACGGAAGCGACGGCTCCAAAAACAGCGAGACTTTAAGACCAGCACCAGCGAAAGATCAGTTTCAGGAGGAGCTGGTCATCCGGCCCCTGCACTCCGGAGACATTTATGCCAGCTTCCAGTTCCGCACACTGTGGGACACTGACTTCCTGCGAGAGGGACAGAAGG TTTCTCATTACCGGCTGTTCCCCAAATCCCTCGGTCAAGTGCTGTCCAAGTTCTCGGTGCGAGAGCTGCACATCTCGTTCACGCAGGGCTTCTGGAGGACCATGCAGTGGGGGCAGCCCTTCATCCCCTCTCCCCCTGGAGCAGAGCTGTGGGTGTGGTTCCACGACACCGTGAGCGA TGTGGATGGAAACTGGAAGGAACTTACCAACGTCCTGTCTGGGATCTTCTGTGCATCTCTGAACTTCATTGACCTGACCAACACTGTACAGCCCAGTGCTTCTTTCAAACCGCTGGGTCTGGGGAATG CTACAGATCACCGTTTTTTACGTTACGCCACATTACCACGTGAAATCGTCTGCACTGAGAATCTCACACCCTGGAAGAAGCTTCTCCCTTGTGGTTCTAAG GCAGGTCTGGCGGTTCTCCTGAAGTCAGAGAAGCTGTTTCACAGCAGTTTCCACTCCCAGGCTGTTCACATCAGACCCGTCTGTCAG GATGAGCGATGCACAAGTAAAGCGTGGGAGCTGAGACAAACTCTCAATGTTGTGTTTGATCTCTATACTTCAGGCCAAGGCAAAAAGG AATGGTCCCTGTTTAAGATGTTTTCTCGAACCCTGACAGAGGCTTGTCCTCTTGCTTCATCTAGTAAAGTCTATGTGGACATCACAGACAACCCTGAG GGGGAGCTGTTTGAGTTGAGTCCTGCGACTCCTCTGCTCAGCCAAGCTGTGGTGCTGGGGGATCGCAGGACATACTCCGTGTTTGACCTGAGCAGAGCGGAGACGTTTGGCCAGTTACGTTCACTCAATCTCCTTCTGCGCTGGAAAGGAGACAGTG GTTACATTCAGTACCAGCCTGCTAAAGACCGCCATCGTCCTCATCTGCTGGAGATGCTGATCCAGTTACCCCCTCACTCCATGACCGAGGTCACTGTACAGTTTGAAAGGGCCCTGCTCAAATGGACTGAGTACACACCTGATCCCAACCACGGCTTCTATGTTGG GTCCTCTGTCGTCAGTGCCCTTGTGCCAAGTATGGTTGCAATGAGCACCAACTTCACACAAGATCAACCGTTGTTCAGCAGTTT TGTCCCAGTCAAAGAAGAATCAAGCTACTTTGTGCGAGTGTACACTGAACCACTGCTGGTAAATCTACCCACGCCTGACTTCAGCATGCCCTACAATGTCATCTGCCTCACCTGCACGGTGGTCGCGGTGGGCTACGGCTCCTTCTACAACTTGCTGACCCGCACCTTCCAGGTGGATGAACCGAGTCCACCGCTGTCGAAACGATTGGCCAACCTCATCCGTCGCATGAGGGGAGTGCCACTGCTGGCCTAA
- the LOC132129083 gene encoding GPI transamidase component PIG-T-like isoform X1, translating into MAAHRCGLSLVCILFFSSLAHPSNCDTLEKANHNRAEKLSISEVNTDGGVAGEDLNESQWLSTDVEVDGSDGSKNSETLRPAPAKDQFQEELVIRPLHSGDIYASFQFRTLWDTDFLREGQKVSHYRLFPKSLGQVLSKFSVRELHISFTQGFWRTMQWGQPFIPSPPGAELWVWFHDTVSDVDGNWKELTNVLSGIFCASLNFIDLTNTVQPSASFKPLGLGNATDHRFLRYATLPREIVCTENLTPWKKLLPCGSKAGLAVLLKSEKLFHSSFHSQAVHIRPVCQDERCTSKAWELRQTLNVVFDLYTSGQGKKEWSLFKMFSRTLTEACPLASSSKVYVDITDNPEGELFELSPATPLLSQAVVLGDRRTYSVFDLSRAETFGQLRSLNLLLRWKGDSGDMLRPLLHAERYVAGFGLQTGEIHTVIYNNHPYRAFPVLLMDSVPWYLQLYIHTLTVTSKSRDNKPSYIQYQPAKDRHRPHLLEMLIQLPPHSMTEVTVQFERALLKWTEYTPDPNHGFYVGSSVVSALVPSMVAMSTNFTQDQPLFSSFVPVKEESSYFVRVYTEPLLVNLPTPDFSMPYNVICLTCTVVAVGYGSFYNLLTRTFQVDEPSPPLSKRLANLIRRMRGVPLLA; encoded by the exons ATGGCAGCGCACAGGTGCGGTTTGTCtttagtatgcattttatttttttctagtttaGCTCACCCCAGTAATTGTGACACGCTAGAAAAAGCAAACCATAATAGAGCAGAAAAACTGAGCATTTCAGAGGTTAATACTGATGGCGGTGTCGCTGGAGAGGATctgaatgaaagtcaatggctgtcGACGGATGTTGAGGTGGACGGAAGCGACGGCTCCAAAAACAGCGAGACTTTAAGACCAGCACCAGCGAAAGATCAGTTTCAGGAGGAGCTGGTCATCCGGCCCCTGCACTCCGGAGACATTTATGCCAGCTTCCAGTTCCGCACACTGTGGGACACTGACTTCCTGCGAGAGGGACAGAAGG TTTCTCATTACCGGCTGTTCCCCAAATCCCTCGGTCAAGTGCTGTCCAAGTTCTCGGTGCGAGAGCTGCACATCTCGTTCACGCAGGGCTTCTGGAGGACCATGCAGTGGGGGCAGCCCTTCATCCCCTCTCCCCCTGGAGCAGAGCTGTGGGTGTGGTTCCACGACACCGTGAGCGA TGTGGATGGAAACTGGAAGGAACTTACCAACGTCCTGTCTGGGATCTTCTGTGCATCTCTGAACTTCATTGACCTGACCAACACTGTACAGCCCAGTGCTTCTTTCAAACCGCTGGGTCTGGGGAATG CTACAGATCACCGTTTTTTACGTTACGCCACATTACCACGTGAAATCGTCTGCACTGAGAATCTCACACCCTGGAAGAAGCTTCTCCCTTGTGGTTCTAAG GCAGGTCTGGCGGTTCTCCTGAAGTCAGAGAAGCTGTTTCACAGCAGTTTCCACTCCCAGGCTGTTCACATCAGACCCGTCTGTCAG GATGAGCGATGCACAAGTAAAGCGTGGGAGCTGAGACAAACTCTCAATGTTGTGTTTGATCTCTATACTTCAGGCCAAGGCAAAAAGG AATGGTCCCTGTTTAAGATGTTTTCTCGAACCCTGACAGAGGCTTGTCCTCTTGCTTCATCTAGTAAAGTCTATGTGGACATCACAGACAACCCTGAG GGGGAGCTGTTTGAGTTGAGTCCTGCGACTCCTCTGCTCAGCCAAGCTGTGGTGCTGGGGGATCGCAGGACATACTCCGTGTTTGACCTGAGCAGAGCGGAGACGTTTGGCCAGTTACGTTCACTCAATCTCCTTCTGCGCTGGAAAGGAGACAGTG GCGATATGCTGCGTCCTCTGCTGCATGCAGAGCGCTACGTGGCTGGTTTTGGGCTGCAGACAGGGGAAATCCACACTGTCATCTATAATAACCACCCATATCGAGCTTTTCCTGTGCTGCTGATGGATTCAGTGCCCTGGTACCTGCAGCTGTACATTCACACCCTGACAGTCACCAGCAAATCTCGTGATAACAAGCCTA GTTACATTCAGTACCAGCCTGCTAAAGACCGCCATCGTCCTCATCTGCTGGAGATGCTGATCCAGTTACCCCCTCACTCCATGACCGAGGTCACTGTACAGTTTGAAAGGGCCCTGCTCAAATGGACTGAGTACACACCTGATCCCAACCACGGCTTCTATGTTGG GTCCTCTGTCGTCAGTGCCCTTGTGCCAAGTATGGTTGCAATGAGCACCAACTTCACACAAGATCAACCGTTGTTCAGCAGTTT TGTCCCAGTCAAAGAAGAATCAAGCTACTTTGTGCGAGTGTACACTGAACCACTGCTGGTAAATCTACCCACGCCTGACTTCAGCATGCCCTACAATGTCATCTGCCTCACCTGCACGGTGGTCGCGGTGGGCTACGGCTCCTTCTACAACTTGCTGACCCGCACCTTCCAGGTGGATGAACCGAGTCCACCGCTGTCGAAACGATTGGCCAACCTCATCCGTCGCATGAGGGGAGTGCCACTGCTGGCCTAA
- the LOC132129187 gene encoding perlwapin-like, with protein MLCALPRASLRPSGPDSTRSFTRFSSRLELIIVWSQVERMSARCCSVSVLLLCLSGCLTTIDAAPGRDCTEEGHCPAKLTVVPSIRGCVSDKDCSGGHKCCVFDCGAVCVPPAFTKPGVCPRRKFGAGMCAEFCANDSDCPNSEKCCSNGCGHECMDPYTVKPGRCALPKGTPMCAEYCYHDGQCPAEQKCCPTTCGHACSEPC; from the exons ATGTTGTGTGCACTGCCTCGCGCCTCTCTCCGCCCCTCCGGACCGGACTCGACTCGCTCGTTCACGCGCTTCAGCAGCAGACTCGAGCTCATCATCGTGTGGTCGCAGGTCGAGAGGATGTCGGCTCGGTGCTGCTCGGTCAGTGTGCTGTTATTGTGTCTGTCTGGATGTTTGACCACCATAGACGCGGCTCCAGGACGGGACTGCACAG AGGAGGGTCACTGTCCAGCGAAGCTGACGGTCGTGCCGTCCATTCGGGGATGTGTTTCTGATAAAGACTGCTCTGGAGGACACAAATGCTGTGTCTTTGACTGCGGGGCTGTGTGTGTGCCTCCTGCTTTCA CAAAGCCAGGAGTGTGTCCACGCAGGAAATTTGGAGCAGGAATGTGTGCCGAGTTCTGTGCCAATGACAGTGACTGTCCAAACAGTGAGAAATGCTGCAGCAATGGGTGTGGACATGAATGTATGGATCCATATACAG TGAAGCCGGGTCGATGTGCTCTCCCGAAGGGGACTCCAATGTGTGCAGAATACTGTTaccatgatggccagtgtcctgctgAACAGAAGTGTTGCCCAACCACCTGCGGTCATGCATGCAGTGAACCGTGCTGA